The genome window GCTGCCGGTGTACCCGCTGGTGCCGCACTACGACCACACGGCGACGATCCCGATGGTGCAGGCGTCCTACGACGGGATCGAGGCCGGGCGCGTCGTGGTCTCCGGCGACTCCGCGGGCGGGGCACTCGCCCTGGCGATCGCCCAGGAGCTGCGGGCGGCCGGGCGGCCGCAACCCGAACGGCTGGTGCTGTACTCGCCGTGGCTGGACGTCCTGCTGGAAGACCCGGTCTCGGAGCTGCTGGACGAGACCGACCCCATGCTCGGCATCGCCGGGCTGCGGGAGGCGGGCCGGATGTACGCCGAGGGCGCCGACCCGCACGACCCGCGGATCAGCCCGATCCACGCCGACCTGAGCGGCCTCGCGCCGATCACGCTGTTCATCGGGACGCGCGACGTCCTGCTGCCGGACTGCCGCCGGTTCCACGCTCGCGCACGGGACGCCGGGGCGGACCTGGACTACCGCGAGTACCCCGGGATGTTCCACAACTGGCTGATGCAGGACATCCCCGAGGGCCGCGAAGCGATGAACCACGTGGAGCGGCTGCTGCGCCGTCCGGTCAGTGCCCGGAGCGCGCCAGGTCGTGGAAGCAGTCCCACGCCCGGCTGACCAGGGCCGGGTGGGTGCGCAGGTCGATCGCCGTGCGGGCCAGTGCCGCCGCCGACGCCAGCATCGCCGAACGGCCGCGCGGGCTCGCCGCCGCGGCCGCGAACTCGGGGGTGTGGTCGGCGTACTCCTCCGCCGTGATCGCCACGAACGGGTGGATCGCCGGGACGCGGACGCTGACGTCGCCGATGTCCGACGAGCCCAGGTACACGCCGGGGGACGGCGGGGTCGCGTGGATGCCGCACGCGGCCAGGTGCTCGGTGAACCGCTCGGACAGCACCGGGTTGTCGCGGAAGTGCGCGTAACCGCGGCCGTCGCGTTCGACGTCCACCTTCGCGCCCGTCGCCAGTGCCGCGCCCTGCGCACCCGCCGTCACGTCCTCGACCAGGCTGTCCAGCGCGCCCGTCGTCAGCGCGCGGAGCCCGAAGCGCCCCTCGGCGCGGTCCGGGACGATGTTCGTCGCCTCGCCGCCGTGGGTGATGATGCCCTGGATGTGCGAGCCCGCGGGCAGGCGCTGGCGCAGCGCGGCCATCGCGCCGAACATCTGGATCAGCGCGGCGAGGGCGTCGATGCCCGCCTCCGGGTCGCCGGTCGGGTGCGCGGCGCGGCCGTGGAAGGTCACCTTCACCTCCACCTGCGCGGTCAGCGGGGCCCACGACCACGAGTGGACGCCGGGGTGGACCATCAGCGCCGCGTCGACGTCGTCGAAGACACCGGCTTCGGCGAGCGCGACCTTGCCACCGCCGCGTTCCTCCGCGGGACAGCCCACGACCAGCAGCGCGCCCGGGCTGTCCGCCAGCACTTCCTTGGCTGCCAGCGCGGCTCCGAGCCCGGCCGCGGCGATCAGGTTGTGCCCGCAGGCGTGCCCGAGGCCGGGCAGCGCGTCGTATTCGAGCAGCAGCGCGACGCACGGCCGCCCGCCGCCGGCCCGCGCGGTGAACGCCGTCGGCAGCCCGGCGATCCCGGTTTCCACCTCGAAGCCGTCCTCGGCCAGCTCCCGCGCCAGGCGTTCCGCGGCCGCGTGCTCCTCATAGGACAGTTCCGGGTTCTCGTGCAACGCGGTCGCGACCGCCCACAGGCGTTCGTCCAGCCGCTGGACCCGCTCGTCCGACCGCTCGTGCAGTTCCTCGTGCCCGTCCATGCCCACCGGATACCTTTACCACGTCCGGGCCGGCCACGCGGCCCTCACGGCGCAGCCAGCTCACGCAGGGCGATCTGCGAGTTCTCCAGTTCCTTCGTCATCAGCAGGGCGACCGTTCCGGCGTGCGCCAGTGCCCGGCCGACCTCGCCCACCGAATCCCACACCGCCCCGGCGTCGTCGTCGCCGTGGCGGACCACCCGGCCGGACAGCAGGCCGTCTTCCAGCCGCCCCTGGAGGGCGGGCAGCAGCTGGGTGAGGTCGTCGGCCAGCAGCCGCAACTCCCCGAGCACGTGGTACAGCTCGGCCGGCGGAACGAGTTCGCCGGCCCCGATGCGGCAGGCGAGCCGGTGCAAGGTGGCACCGGCGTCGGCGGCCAGCAGTGACGGCGAAGCGGTGGCGCTCGGGTTCATGACCGACCGGATACCCCCGGTGCGACGGCGAAAACGCCGTTTGCGCGGTCCGCGTCGCGGGTACTCATCGCACCCCCCGACCCCCAGGAGAACATCGGTGAACGAACCGACCGGCGACGTGCCGACCTTCGGCGTCGAAGAGGAGTTCTTCGTCGTCGACCGCCACGGCCACCTGTCCCAGGCCGGCGACGACGTCGTCGACGCCGCCGAAGCGGCCGCCGACGAGCAAGGCGAGCTGCAGCACGAACTGACGCGGTCTCAGGCCGAGGCCGCCACCGGCGTCTGCCGGACCCACGACGAGGCCTTGCGCCAGCTGCGCGGCCTGCGTGACGACCTGTCCGCGGCGGCCAGGCGGCGCGGCTACCGGCTGCTGCCCGCCGCCGCACCCCCACTGTCCGAAGTGGACTTGCCGAGCATCACGCCGAACCCGCGCTACGAGCGGATGGCCCGGCACTTCGGCGCCACCGCGCGGACTTCGCTCACGTGCGGCTGCCACGTGCACGTCGCCATCCCCGACGCCGAGACCGGCGTCCAGGTGCTGAACCGGGTCCGGCCGTGGCTGCCGGCGCTGCTCACCGTCACCGCGAACTCGGCGATTTCCGACGGCTACGACACCGGCTACTGCAGCTGGCGCTACCAGCAGTGGAGCCGGTGGCCCTCGGCCGGGTCGCCGCCCCGGTTCGCCTCGCTCGACGAGTACGAGAGCATCGTCGACGCGTGGCTGCGCGCGGGGTCGATCCTCGACCGCGGGATGATCTACTGGGACGTCCGGCTCTCGGAAAACCAGCCGACGCTCGAATTCCGCATCGCCGACGTCGCCGCGACCCCCGAAGAAGCGGTGCTCCTGGCGGTGCTGGTCCGCGCCTTGGTCGCCACGGTGCAGCACGACGCCGCTCCCCCGCCGGCCCTGCCGAACGAGGTGCTGCGCGCCCAGCTCTGGCGGGCGTCCCGCGACGGCGTCACCGGCGACTGCGCGCACCCGGACACCGGGGACCTGGCACCGGCGAAGGCGGTGCTCGACGATCTCCTCGCCCGGACGGCGCCGGTGCTGGAAGCGGCCGGCGACCTCGACTTCGCGCGGGACGGCGTCGCGCGGCTGGCCGCCGAGGGAGGCGGCGCCGACCGGCAGCGGCGCCGCTTCGCGGACAAGGAACGCGGTGAAGACGTGGTGGACCTGCTGACCGGGGGCGGCTAAGCCCGCAGCCGGTCGAGGAGGTCGAGCGCGCGGGCCGCCGGGTGCGACCGGCCCGCGTCGAGGACGAGGTGGACGCCGACGGCGGCGGCCCGCTCGTGGGCGCGCATCAGCGCGCGAAGCCCGGCGGCGCCCAGGAAGCGGACTTCACCCAGGTCGAGGCGCACCACCCGGGGCCCGGCCCGGAGGAAGTCGTCGAGCGCGGCTTCCAGGCGGGACACGGTGCAGACGTCGATTTCGCCCGTCACCTCCACGACGACGGCGTCGGCGGTCGACCACCGGGTACGGCCGCTCAGCTCGCCGACGGGAGCGCGAGGCGAAGGCAGCCGGTACGTCGGCGGATCCGGTGCGGGTGCGCGTTGCCGCTCATGAGTCGTCATTGACTTGAGTTACCCGGTGCGCGTTCGTGGCCAAACAACCCCCGGTCCACGCGCGTTTCCGCAGCCGGAGCGGGTATCCCGCCGGCACCGCCCGGAAGGAGCCCGCCATGCCCGACGGCCCGCCCACGATGGGCGTCGAAGAAGAGTTCCTCCTCGTCAACCCGCGCACCGGGCACGCGTCCGCGCACGCGGACCAGGTGCTGGCGCGCCACCGCCACCACGGCCCCCTCCCCGACGGCGTCCGGGTGCACCGCGAGCTGCGGCTCACCCAGATCGAAGCCGCCAGCGGGGTCTGCACCACCGCGGACGGGCTCCGGCACCAGCTGACGGCGGCCCGGCGCGTGCTGGCCGGGGCCGCCGCGGCCGAAGACTGCGCGCTCCTGGCCACCGGCACCCCGATCGGGCCCGGCCCTGCCGCGCACCCACCCGCGAGCGAAGAGCGGTTTGCCCGGATCGACGAGACCTACGGCGCGGTGGTCGCCGACTACGAAGCCTGCGGGTGCCACGTCCACGTCGGGGTGCCCGATCCCGACACCGCGGTCGCGGTCGTCAACCACGTCGGCCGGTGGCTGCCCACGCTGCTCGCGCTGTCGGCGAACGCGCCGTTCGACCACGGTCGCGACACGGGCTACCACAGCTGGCGGATGGTCCAGCAGTCCCGCTTCCCCGGTTCCGGCGTCGCGCCGCACCTGCGCGACCACGCCGAGTACCGCCGGACCGTCGAGACGCTGGTCGACTGCGGCGCGCTCGTCGACCCGCACCAGACGTTCTGGCTGGCCCGCCCGTCCGGCCGGTTCCCGACCGTGGAGTTCCGGGTCGCCGACACCGCGCTGACCGTCGAGCACGCCCTCCTGCAGGCGCTGCTGAGCCGGGCGCTGGTGCGGCGGGCACTCGCCGACCTCGGCCGCGGGCGCACGGCGGAGCCGCTGTCCCCGCAGGTGGCCGCGGCGGCGGTGTGGACCGCGGCGCGCCACGGCCTCACCGGGCAGCTCGTCGACGTCGCCGGGCGGACGCGCCGTCCGGCGTGGGCTCTGGTCGAGCAGCTGCTCACGCACGTCAGGGAACCCCTCGAAGCGAACGGTGACCTGGCCGAAGCCCGAGCACTGGTCGCGGTCCTGCGTGCCGAGGGCACCGGTTCCGTCCAGCAGCGCGCGCTGGCCGGCCGCGGCTCCCCGGAGGCCGTCGTCGGGGCGCTCACCGCGCTGACCGTGCCGCCGGGGCATGGAACGCTGCGTACGGGGTAACCGTCGACCATGACGACCTCGACCCTCGTGGCGGCCACCCTGCCCGCCGCCCGCGGCCCGCTCTCGGAGTCCGTGCTGGGCACCCTGCTGCGCGAACAGCCCCGCGCGGACCTCGGCTTCGACGGGCTCGTGGCCGCCGACCCGCTCGGCGACGACGTCCAGCTGGCCCTGCACCTGTGCTACGAACTGCACTACCAGGGCCTGCCCGGGGTGTCGCCCGACTGGGAGTGGGACCCGGAACTGCTGCGCCTGCGCGGCGCGCTGGAGTCGCGCTTCCTCGCGGCCCTGCACGAAAACGTGCCGGGTGGCGACGACGTCACCGCCGAACTGGACGCGATGCTGGTCGAGCCGGTCGACGCGGAAGGCGTCTCGCACTTCCTCCGCGACCACGGCGACTGGGAGCACCTGCGGGAGTACTTCACGCACCGCTCGGTCTACCACCACAAGGAAGCCGACCCGCACGCGTGGGTGATCCCGCGCCTGCGCGGGCGCGCCAAGGCGGCGCTGGTGGCGGTGGAGTTCGACGAGTACGGCGGCGGCCGCGCGGAGCTGGCGCACGCGCGGCTCTACACCGACCTGCTGCGGGCAGCCGGCCTGCCGGACGGCTACCTGGAGCTCATCGACCACGCCCCCGCCGAGATGCTGGCGGTGGTCAACATGATGTCGTTGTTCGGCCTGCACCGGTCGTTGCGCGGCGCGCTGTGCGGTCACTTCGCGGCGGCGGAGATCACGACCGGGCCGTCCGCGCACCGGATGGACCAGGCGCTGCAGCGCGTCGGCGCCCCCGAGGCGTGCCGGTTCTTCTACACCGAGCACATCGAAGCCGACGCGGTCCACGAACAGGTGATGCGCCACGAGGTGCTCGGCGACCTGCTCGAGCAGGAACCCGAACTGGCCGCCGACGTCGTGTTCGGCATCCAGGCGACGGAATTCCTCGAAGGCCGGTTCGGCACGCGGCTCCTGGAGCGGTGGCAGGCCGGGGAATGCTCGCTCCGGATTCCCCTGGCCTGACCGGGCTTCAGTCCTTCCCGCGCACCCGTTTGCGGTGGCTGGTGTCGCAGAAGGGGAACCGCTTGCTGCGGCGGCACGCGCACACCGCGACCACGAACCGGTCGGACCGCACGACCTCCCCCTCCGGTGTGCGCAGCTCCACCGGCCCCTCCACGAGCACCGGGCCGCCGGGGACCACGGTCACCCGGCGCGGGCGGTCAGCGGTCGGCACGCAGCACCACCAGTTCCTCCGTCCGCCGGCCCGGCGCGATCAGGCCGGCCGCCTCGAGGAACGCGGTCCGTCCGGAAAGGACCGGGCCGAACGGGATCCGGGCGCGCCGGGCCACCGAGACGCGCAAGCCTCGCGCGGCCAGCGCGGCCCACGACTTGTCCACATCGGACAGTTCTGATTGGACGATGAGCAGCGTCCCGCCGGGACGCAGGAGCGTGCTCGCCGCCGCGCACAACGGGTCCAGCACCGCGCGGCCGTCCGGCCCCGCGTCCCAGCCACGCGTGGCGCGGACCGCCTCGGCCGGCGCCGGGACGTACGGCGGGTTGGCGACCACGACGTCGAACGGGCCCCGGCGCACCGCCGTCGTCAGGTCTCCCCGGCGGGCGCGGACGGCGGCCTGGCAGACCAGCGCGTTGAGCCGCGCCGAGGCCAGTGCCCGGCGCGAAAGGTCCACGGCCAGCACGGATCTGGCGCCGCCGCGGGCCAGCGCGATCGCCTGCGCGCCGGTACCCGTGCACAGGTCCAGTGCCCGAGCGCCGGGCGGGATGGCCAGGTCGGCGATCGCGGCGGCGAGCAGGGCGGTGTCCTCCTGCGGGCGGTAGACACCGGGCAGGCGCAGCAGCCGCGGGACTCGCGGCGGCGCGGGGACGACGGCCGAGGGGACAGGGAGGGCGGGTTCCGCCGACGTGGTCATCGCGGTCTCCTTCAGCTCACCGCGGGCCGGCGCGCTCGCCGGCGGACAACCGCGTCACCCTCGGTTACCCGGCGAAGATCTTCGCAAACTCCTCTGTCACAACGGTTCCGGCTCAGTCGAACTCGAACGGCAACGCGTCCACACAGGCCTGGTACTTCCGCGTCATCTCGTGCTCGGTGTGCGCCGCGATGAACAGCTCCGCCAGCTCGAAGCTGTAGCTGTCCTGCTCCGGCAGGTCCGAAAGCCGTTGCCCCACCTCGGGCACGATCTCGATCCGCGTACCGTCGATGCGCTCCTCGACCGCCGCGACCTCCTCACGGGTCGGCACGCGCGTCACGACGCCGTCGGAGAACCGGCGCAGGTACCACTTGCCCGCGATCTGGTACTTGCCCTTGCTCGGCCGGCGCGCGGGGTCCTGGCCGAGGCCGAGGCGCACCATGATCTCGTGGTTGGCGACCCCGTCGACGAACTCGAAGAGCTCCGCGTGGGACTGGGAGTGCCGCGGGTTGATCTCCAGCAGGCACACCTGGCCCGACTCCGGGTCGCAGAAGAACTCGATGCTGAAGGTGCCGTTGTCGAAGCCGATCTGTCTCATCACGCGCTCGGCGACGTCCCGCATCCGCTGCACCGTTTCCTCGCCCAGCTGGGACGGGTACTGGTGGCGCAGGAACGAGGGGCTGTCCGGGTAGTCGATCGAGTCGAGGGCGCCGTAGACGGTGACTTCGCCGCGGTACACGTACCCTTCGACGGCCGCTTGAACGCCGTGCAGCGCCTCCTCGGCCAGGCACGCGGCCCCGCCGACTTCGGCGATTTCCGGCGGCAGCCGGACCTGGTCGAGCACGTAGCCGAACGGCTCGCCCACCCGGCCGACCCCGGCCCGGATCTCGGCGACGGCGTCGGCGAACTCGGCATCGTTCTCCGCCTTGAAGGCGAGCTCCGAGGAGAACGACTTGACCGGCTTCAGCCACATCGGGAAGCCGACGCCCTCCGGCGGCGCAGGCCGCTCGCGGTCGAGGTCGACGACGCCGAAGTGCGGCAGCTCGTCGATCACCTTCCGCTGCTCCAAGCGGCTCCAGTACTTGTGCTCGCACTTGAGCACCGCTTCCAGCGGCACACTCGGCAGGTCGTACCGGGCGCACAGGATCGGCACCAGGCACGCGGCCGGGAAGTCCCAGTAGCCGACGATGGCGCCGACGTCGCCGTCGAAGGCGTCCAGCTCGTGCTGCGCCGTCTTCAGCAGCGCTTCGAAGTCGATGTCCCCGTGCTGCAGCTCTTCGGGGGTCAGCAGGCCGTGGAACTCGTAGCTCCCGGCCCACGGCAGGCGCTCCAGCACCCGCTGGTTCTCCTCGTCCAGACCGATCACGAAGATGTTGATAGCCATGTCGGAGAGCTACCCGGGGCGGGTGCGCCGAAACGGGGCCGGATGGCCGGTTTCGCGGCCGGGGGAACGGGCACCCGAAGGTGCTTTTCCGCTATCCCGAAGCCAGCTTCTTGCCCGCGTCGTAGAGCAGGTGCAGGACGTCGGCCAGGCCGACCGCGGTCAGCACCGTGGCGGCCAGGCGCGTCGGCCGTGGTGCCACGACCAGGCCCGCGGCCAGGCCGGTGCCGATCCACACGTCGAGGCAGAACGGGCACGACACGAGCTCGCCGACGGCGTGTGCGGCGTGGCCGCGCGCCGGCACGGACTCGTTCAGCTCGTCTTCACCCGCCGGCTCTTCGTACTTCGTGAACGGCGCCCGCAGCGGGCTGGTGATCGCGGCCTTCGCCAGCACGCGGCTGGCTTTGAACGTCGCGGTGCCCAGCAGGACCGTGTCGCCGGCGCTGAAGCGGCGTGGCAGCCGGGCACCGGCCGCGCGCCCGAGCGCCGTCAGCGCGCCGACGAAGACGCCGTACGCCCCCATCGCGCCGAGGTACCCGGCGAGCGGGCGGTCGGCTTCCCCGGCGTACCCGCGCTGGACCCGCTTCGCCTTGGCCTCGATGTCCTTCACGGCGTTCACGACTGGTCCTCGAGCGGCGTGGCTGCGGTGGTCATCCGTGCTCCTTCCGGTGTTTCCCGCGGCGTACCCGCGCCGGCGCGCGGCAATCATGGTTTCCCGGTGCGCCCGGCGGGTACTTGGCGGCGATGGGACGTACCCGGCTCCGGCGCAGCGACCTGCGCGGCCCCGGCATCCGGCGGATCCGCCGCGGCCGGGGGTTCTCCTACGTCGAGTCCGACGGCTCGCCGGTCACCGACGACGAGCTGCTCGCGCGGATCAAGGACCTGGTCATCCCGCCGGCCTGGCGGAACGTGTGGATCTGCCCGTACCCGAACGGGCACGTCCAGGCGGTCGGCACCGACGACGCCGGGCGGCGCCAGTACCTCTACCACGAGCAGTGGCGCCGCGACCGCGACGAGGAGAAGCACGACCGCGTCCTCGCGATGGCCCGGCGGCTGCCCGGGTGGCGGGAGTCGGTGGCGGCCGACCTGGCCGGCCGCGGCCTGACCAGGAAACGCGTCCTCGCGGCGGCGCTGCGCATGCTCGACCGGGGCATCTTCCGCACCGGCGGCGAGGAGTACGCGGACGAGAACGGCACCCACGGCGTCGCGACGCTGCTGCGGGAGCACGCCTCCGTCCGCGGCGACGAATGCCGGTTCAGCTACGTCGCCAAGGGCGGCCTCGACCGCGAGGTGGCGATCCGCGACGCGGCGCTGGCTTCGGTGGTGAAGTCGCTCCTGCGCAGCCGGTCCGGAAGCGACCGGCTGCTCGTCTACCGCGACGGCGACACCTGGCACGAGGTGCACGCCGCCGACATCAACGAGCGCTTCAAGGAGCTGGCCGGCGAGGACTGCACCGCGAAGGACCTGCGCACGTGGACGGCGACGGTCCTGGCGGCGGCCGCCTTCGCCGCGGCCGAGCCGCCGACGTCCGAGACCGCCCGCAAGCGCGCGGAAGCCGGGGTGATGCGGGAGGTGTCCCGGGCGCTCGGCAACACCCCCGCTGTGTGCCGGGCGTCCTATGTGGACCCCCGGCTGGTCGAGGCGTACCGCGGCGAGCGCACCATCGCGCCCGCGCTCAAGCGCGTGGCCCGGCTGGAGGGCGACGAGGCACGCGCGGCGCTGGAGAAGGCGTGCGCCCGGCTGCTGAAGGCGTCATGAGTCACTCTTAGTCGATCAGGGCGCGGCAGCTTGGTCGAGCGGCAGGAGGCACGGTGAGTGAACGGCAATCCATCCGAACGTGTACTGGCCCCCGGACACGCGCGTCCGGGACCCTGAGGACGATGACTTCCGACCCGTCCCCCGTGCGCTGGCGCGCCTCGATCGGCCTCGCCGTGGGCGGCGACGGCCCGGTCTCGAGCATCGTCGAGTCCGAGCACGGCAGCGAGGGCTCGGCCCGCGAGTGGATCGAGCGGAAACTCCCCCGCACCCGCTTCCCGGCGTGGATCCCGGCGGCCCGCCGCGCGGACGGCGTGGAACTGTTCGGCCGGGTGGCCCGCGGCCACGTGGTGACCGGCAGGCTGGTGCCGACGTGGGAGTCGGATGCGGGCACGGCGGTCTGGCACGCGGACCGCGAGGGCGACCACGTCCAGTGGCGCCGCTGCGCGGCCGAGGACCACTGACCGGCCCGCTCGCGACCAGCGGCGGTAGGCAAGCCGGCGGCCGGTCGGCCTGGCAGCCGTGACCAGCGGCAGCGGACCCACCGGCAGCCGGTCGGGCCGACGCCCGTGGCCAACGACAGCAGGCCCCCGGCGCCGCCACCAGCGACAGCAAGCCCACCGCGCCCGGCGCCCGCGACCAGCGGCAGCAGACCGTCCGCGCCCGGTCGGCCCGGTGTCCTGAATGAGTCATTCAGGTCACCGGAAGTCCTGAATGACTCATTCAAGACACCCGGTCAGCCCGGCGCGCGACCGTCAGTCCGTGCCCAGCTCTTTCCGCAGCAGGCAGAACTCGTTGCCCTCCGGGTCCTGCAGCACCACCCACGACTCCGTGCCGTCCTGGCCGACGTCCGCCGGGCGGGCGCCCAGGGCCAGCAGGCGTTGCAGCTCCGTCTCCTGGTCGGCGCCCTCCGGGTTCACGTCCACGTGGAGCGGGAGCTTGCCGCGGCGGGGGTCGTCCGTGCGGGCCAGTACCAGCGTCGGGGGGCCCTCGCCCAGCGGGACGCCCGGGACGCCCAGCTCGAGGCCGTCGGGCTCGTGGCCGATCACCTCGTAGCCGAGCGCCGCGCACCAGAACTCCGCCAGGCGGTCGGGGTCGTGGCAGTCCAGCACCAGTCCGGTGATGCGGGCGGCCATCCGGTCAGCTCCGTTCCGTCTCGCGCGCCACGTCCGCGGCCTCGTCTTCGTCCATCGCCCTGGTGTCCCGCGGCGGCAGGAAGGGCTCCCCCTGGTCCTCGTCCCGCCCCGCTTCGATGCTGCGGCTCCGGGCGAGCTCGGCGTCGAGTTCGGCGCCCAGCAACACAGCCAGGTTCGAGATCCACAACCATACAAGGAACACGATCACGCCCGCCAGCGAACCGTAAGTCTTGTTGTACGAACCGAAGTTCGCGACGTACAGCGCGAATCCGGCCGACGCCAGCACCCACAGCAGCACCGCCACCAGCCCACCCGGCGTCAGCCACTTGAAGCCCGGCTGCCGCACGTTCGGGCCCACCCAGTACAGCAACGCGAACGCCAGGCTGACCAGCAGCGCGATCACCGGCCACTTCGCGATCTCCCACACCAGCACCCCGGTCGAGCCGAGGCCGATCAGGTCACCCAGCCGGCGCGCGACCGCGCCCGTCGCCACCACGCCCAGTGCGCACAACGCCAGCAGCACGACGATCCCGATCGTCAGCAGCACCCGGATCGGCACCACCTTCCACACCGGACGGCCCTCCGGCATGCCGTAGATCGCGTTCGACGCCCGCATGAACGCGCCGACGTAGCCGGAAGCCGACCACAGCGCGCCCAGCAGGCCGATGATCGCCAGCGGCCCGGCCAGGCCGCGCGAGCCCGCCAGCTCCTTGATCGCGCCGACGAGGATGTCCTTGCCCTGTCCCGGGACGACCTGCTGGACGTTGTCGATCACGGCCTGGATCTTGTCCGGGCCGAGCAGGCCGAGCAGCGACGTGAGCACGATGACGCCCGGGAACATCGACAGCACGCCGTAGTAGGTCAGTGCGGCCGCCCAGTCGGTCACGTTGTCGCGGCCGAACTGCTTGAACGTGCGCTTGAGCACCGCCCGCCACGACCGCTTGGACAGGTCCTCGGGACCTTCGGGCTCTTCGTGCCGCTTCGCCGCCATCGCCACCTCCGCTTTCGTCGGCGATGGCATACCCCGTCCGGCACTGGGTATTCCCCCTGCGTCCCGACGACCAGGAGGATTCCCGTGACCGAGGTCAGCCGCGTGATCGACGTACCACCCGACGCCGTGTTCGACGTGCTCGCCGACGGCTGGCTCTACGCGGGCTGGGTGGTCGGCAGCTCGCACATCCGCGACGTCGACCACGACTGGCCGGCGGTCGGCTCCCGGATCCACCACAGCGTCGGCCCGTGGCCGGTGCACATCCAGGACGTCACCGTGGTCCGGGCGGTGGAACCGGGCCTGTCGCTGTCCTTGGAGGCCCGCGGCTGGCCCCTGGGCGCGGCGGCGGTCGGGCTGACGCTCGTCCCGCACGGCGAAGGGGCCACGCTGGTCCGGATGACCGAGCACGCGATGCGCGGCGTCGGCAAGGTGCTGCCGGAGGCGGTGCAAGCGCTGATCATCAAGCCCCGCAACACCGAATCCCTCGCCCGCCTCGCCGACCTGGCCACCGGCAAGTACGCCCGCGCGAAGGAAGGCCACCCCCGCCCCTAGGTCTTGCGCGGCTGGTCGTGGGTGTTCAGTCGGGTTCTAACCCGACTGAACACTCACGAGCGGGCGGGTCAGCTGTAGATCGCGCGGTGGGCCGCGCGGATCACCGCCGCGTAGCCGCCGCCGAGCGGGCCGGAGCGGGCCAGGGCCGCGCGGGCCGCGTTGGCGCCCGGGCCGCCGTGGACCGCGCCTCCGGGGTGGGCCGACGCGCCCGCCAGGAACAGCCGGTCGACCGGGGTGTCGGCCCGGCCCGTGCCCGGCACCGGCCGGAAGAACAGCTGCTGGTGGATCGCCGTCGTTCCGGCGTTGATCGCACCGCCCACCAGGCCCGGGTTGTGCCCGGCCAGTTCGACCGGCCCCTGCACGTACCGCGCTTTGATCAGCCCGGTGAACCCCGGCGCGCTGGCTTCGACCGTCTCCTCGATCCGCTTCGCCCGCCGCTCCAGCGCCGACCGGTTCTCCATCGTCCCGCGCGGCACGTGCGTGTACGCCCACGCCGCTTCGGTCCCGGACGGCGAGCGCGTCGGGTCGGTCGTGGTCATCTGGCCCAGCAGCAGGAACGGGCGGCGCGGGGTCCGGCCGCGGGCGAGTTCGCCGCCGAACGCCGCGAGCCCGTCGAGGTCCGTGCCGAGGTGGACCGTGCCCGCGCCGCGGGCGCCTTCGGCCGTCCACGGGATGGGGCCGGACAGCGCCCAGTCCACTTTGACCGTTCCACTGTCCCACTCGAACTTCGTGAGGTCCTCGACCAGCCGGGACGGCAGCCACTGCTCCCCCACCAGCTCGCGGTACAGCACCGGCGCCGGCACGTCGGCGAGCACGGCCTTGCGCGCCCGGACCGGGTCACCGGCGGCGTCCCGCACGCCCAGCGCGCGGCCGCCGCCGACGAGGACCTCCCGCACCGGCCGTCCACAGTGGACCTGTCCGCCGCGCGACTCCAGCCGCCGGACCAGCGCCGCGACCAGTTCGCC of Amycolatopsis solani contains these proteins:
- a CDS encoding phytoene desaturase family protein, giving the protein MGTEAFDAVVIGAGHNGLVAANLLADAGWSVLVLEATEHPGGSVRTAEVTEPGFRNDLFSAFYPLSAVSPVIKGLRLAEHGLRWRHAPDVLAHVLPDDRCAVLSRDLDRTAASADEFAPGDGDAWRRLFEQWREIREPLVNALFTPFPPVRPALKLLRRTGTGDALRLARMLTLPARRFGDELFGGEGAKLLVAGNAAHSDLSVDNAGSAVFGWLLAMIGQDEGFPVPEGGAGELVAALVRRLESRGGQVHCGRPVREVLVGGGRALGVRDAAGDPVRARKAVLADVPAPVLYRELVGEQWLPSRLVEDLTKFEWDSGTVKVDWALSGPIPWTAEGARGAGTVHLGTDLDGLAAFGGELARGRTPRRPFLLLGQMTTTDPTRSPSGTEAAWAYTHVPRGTMENRSALERRAKRIEETVEASAPGFTGLIKARYVQGPVELAGHNPGLVGGAINAGTTAIHQQLFFRPVPGTGRADTPVDRLFLAGASAHPGGAVHGGPGANAARAALARSGPLGGGYAAVIRAAHRAIYS